In Meiothermus ruber DSM 1279, the following proteins share a genomic window:
- the fusA gene encoding elongation factor G, translated as MSVKTGFDLKLFRNIGIAAHIDAGKTTTTERILYYTGRIHKIGEVHEGAATMDWMEQERERGITITAAVTTANWKHSGTGIEHRINIIDTPGHVDFTIEVERSMRVLDGAVAVFDASQGVEPQSETVWRQADKYRVPRIAFANKMDKTGADLWLVVNTMKERLGARPVVMQLPIGREDTFKGIVDVLRQKAYIYGNDLGTDIKVVEIPEELKAQAAEYYEKLVEAAADYDENIMMKFLEGEKPTEEELVRAIRKGTIAMEIFPVFLGSALKNKGVQLLLDGVVDYLPSPLDIPPIRGKTENGEEVERPADPNGPLAALAFKIMADPYVGRLTFVRVYSGTLRSGSYVQNTTKGKKERVARLLQMHANHREEVEELRAGELGAVVGLKETITGDSLVGDGDEAIILESIEVPEPVIDLAIEPKTKADQDKLGVALARLGEEDLTFRVSTDPETGQTIISGMGELHLEIIVDRLKREFKVDANVGKPQVAYRETITRPVDVEGKFVRQSGGRGQYGHVKIKAEPLGRGSGFEFVNAIVGGVIPREYIPAVQKGIEEAMQSGPLTGFPIVDIKVTLYDGSYHEVDSSEMAFKIAGSMAIKEAIEKGGAAILEPIMRVEVITPEEFLGSIIGDLNSRRGQIQGMEERGNARLVRAFVPLAEMFGYANDMRSMSQGRAQFSMFFDHYEQVPQNIAQKLIKGQ; from the coding sequence ATGTCCGTCAAGACTGGTTTTGACCTGAAACTCTTCCGCAACATCGGGATTGCGGCCCACATTGACGCTGGTAAGACCACCACCACCGAGCGCATCCTCTACTACACCGGCCGCATCCACAAAATCGGTGAGGTGCACGAAGGCGCTGCCACCATGGACTGGATGGAGCAGGAGCGCGAACGGGGCATCACCATTACCGCTGCCGTAACCACGGCCAACTGGAAGCACAGCGGCACCGGTATTGAGCACCGCATCAACATCATCGACACCCCCGGCCACGTGGACTTCACCATCGAGGTGGAGCGCTCCATGCGGGTGCTGGACGGTGCGGTGGCGGTGTTCGATGCTTCGCAAGGGGTGGAGCCCCAGTCCGAGACGGTCTGGCGCCAGGCCGACAAATACCGGGTGCCCCGCATCGCCTTCGCCAACAAGATGGACAAGACCGGGGCCGACCTCTGGTTGGTGGTCAACACCATGAAAGAGCGCCTGGGGGCCCGGCCGGTGGTGATGCAACTGCCCATCGGCCGCGAGGATACCTTCAAGGGCATCGTGGATGTGCTGCGCCAGAAGGCCTACATCTACGGCAACGACCTGGGCACCGACATTAAAGTGGTTGAGATCCCCGAGGAACTGAAGGCCCAGGCTGCGGAGTACTACGAGAAACTGGTGGAAGCCGCCGCCGATTACGACGAGAACATCATGATGAAGTTCCTCGAGGGCGAAAAGCCCACCGAAGAGGAGCTCGTCCGGGCCATCCGCAAGGGCACCATTGCCATGGAGATCTTCCCGGTTTTCCTGGGTTCGGCCCTCAAGAACAAGGGCGTCCAACTGCTCCTGGACGGGGTGGTGGACTACCTGCCTTCGCCGCTGGATATTCCCCCCATTCGGGGTAAAACCGAGAACGGTGAGGAGGTCGAGCGCCCGGCCGATCCCAACGGCCCCCTGGCGGCCCTGGCCTTCAAAATTATGGCGGATCCCTACGTGGGCCGGCTGACCTTTGTGCGGGTGTACTCCGGTACCTTAAGGTCGGGTTCTTACGTGCAGAACACCACCAAGGGCAAGAAAGAGCGTGTGGCCCGGCTGCTCCAGATGCACGCCAACCACCGCGAAGAGGTGGAAGAGCTGCGCGCGGGCGAGCTGGGTGCGGTGGTGGGTCTCAAGGAAACCATCACCGGCGACTCGCTGGTAGGAGATGGGGACGAGGCGATTATCCTCGAGTCCATCGAAGTACCCGAGCCCGTGATCGACCTGGCCATCGAGCCCAAGACCAAAGCCGACCAGGACAAGCTCGGCGTGGCCCTGGCGCGGCTGGGTGAGGAAGACCTCACCTTCCGCGTCTCCACCGACCCCGAGACCGGCCAGACCATTATCTCGGGGATGGGTGAGCTGCACCTGGAAATCATCGTGGATCGCCTCAAGCGCGAGTTCAAGGTGGACGCCAACGTGGGCAAGCCCCAGGTGGCCTACCGCGAGACCATCACCCGCCCGGTGGATGTCGAGGGTAAGTTCGTGCGCCAGTCGGGTGGGCGTGGTCAATATGGTCACGTCAAGATCAAGGCCGAACCCCTGGGCCGTGGCTCGGGCTTCGAGTTCGTCAACGCCATTGTGGGCGGCGTGATTCCGCGCGAGTACATCCCGGCGGTGCAAAAAGGCATCGAGGAAGCCATGCAGTCGGGGCCCCTCACCGGTTTCCCCATTGTGGACATTAAGGTCACCCTCTACGACGGTAGCTACCACGAGGTGGACTCCTCCGAAATGGCCTTCAAGATTGCCGGTTCAATGGCCATTAAAGAGGCCATCGAGAAGGGCGGTGCGGCCATCCTCGAGCCCATCATGCGCGTTGAGGTCATCACCCCTGAGGAGTTCCTGGGCTCCATCATTGGCGACCTTAACTCCCGCCGTGGGCAGATTCAAGGTATGGAGGAGCGGGGCAACGCCCGGCTGGTGCGGGCCTTCGTCCCTCTGGCCGAGATGTTCGGTTACGCCAACGATATGCGCTCGATGAGCCAAGGGCGGGCCCAGTTCTCGATGTTCTTCGACCACTACGAGCAAGTGCCCCAAAACATCGCGCAGAAGCTGATTAAGGGGCAATGA